AACGACCGGCGGGCATAGCGGTGATGTGGTGCGCGACGTGATGCTGGCCGCCGTCGAACAGCGCTTCGGCACCACGCAGGCCGCGCAGCCCATTGAATGGCTGACGGACAACGGCTCGGCCTACATCGACCACCGCACGCGCAGCTTCGCTCGCGAACTGGGTCTTGAGCCGCTGACCACACCGGTCCGTTCGCCGCAGAGCAATGGCATGGCGGAATCGTTCGTGAAGACCATGAAGGACAATTACGTCGCCTATATGGACAAGTCTGACGCACCAACAGCGCTCTCGCGTCTGGCTATCGCGTTTGAACACTACAATGAGCGCCACCCGCACAAAGCCCTGAAATACCGCTCGCCTCGCGAGTTCAGGCGTAATGCGGTGTCATCAACCTAACGGTGTCCGCGTGTCCTGAGTTACAGGGGCAACTCCACCGGACGTTGCGATGATAGAGCAGCGCCTGATTGGGCAGGATCGCAAGCGCGCAGCGATTGGCGCAATTGCGCCAGATCAGCACGGACGAGTATCCGGTAATCGCGAATGACGTGATCGGCAAGGTGGAGCCGTGCGTGGCCTTCATTGCCGTCCAGAGACCGAGAACGCCCAGCGTGAACATCATCGGCTCGAAGAAAACCCACAGGAAGCCGATATTGTGTCGTCCGTAGCGAGTAAGAATTTCACGCATCAGCAGCGCGCCTACGACGCGCAACTGAATCTGGAACGATCGGATGAGAGGAGTGTCGTGATGCACGATCTGCGGCTTAGTCGTGATGCTCGCGCACGCCCGCGAGCAACAGGCTTAACACGCCCCAAGTAATCATCCCGAGTGCAAATATTTCGAAAATCGACTTCAGGCGCTTGGGTTCGATAGCTACGTCTGGCGTATTCGGCTGCACCAGGCGTTCCAGGTAAAGTTGCTTTTTCTCGGCCTCGGCCTTTGCATTCTCGAGATTGGTGAGCGCGGATGCAAGTTGCTTCTCCGCAAATTGAGCATCGAGCTGAAGTCGTGCGTAGCGTGCCGCTTTGTCCGAAAGCGAGTTTTTGCTTCCCACCACGCCGCCTGTTGTGCCTTCGATCTGCTTCTGCAGGGCTGCGATGTTCGTACGGAGAACCGGAATCTGCGGATTTTTGGGTGCAATGGCTTCCAGTTGCAGCAATTGTGCTTGTGCCGCGTACAACTGGCTTTGCAGCCCGGCGACCTGCTGAAGTTGCAGTGCGGATTGTCTTTCGGGATCGAAGACAGCGTAGCTGTTGCGGTACGCTGCGAGCGAAGCTGCCGTGTCCTTCGATTTGGCCGCTGCGATGTCGACTTGCTGCTGGGCAAAGCTTACAGTATCGTTCGCTGCCCGCTGGTTCATGCGGTTGATCAGGCGCTCGCTCAGCGCCAGCAAGCTCTCGTTGATCTGGGCGGCATCCTTGGCCGTGTATGCGCGTACCTGGAGCGTCGTGATTGACGATGCAGGGTCGAATTCAACGCTGACAACGTGCCTTCCATAATATTTCCAGAGGGCTTCAAAGCTGTCGTCGAAAAGCCGGTGGAAGCGACTGACAAAATCACCGCGATTGCCATACGCGTCAGCGATGTAGTTGCCTTGGTTTAGCTCGACCAACGCATCGCGAGACTGAATGTAGTCGATGACAGGGTAGGTGTCGTCCTGTGCCTTGGAAAAACCGGTGCCCTGGAGCAGCATGCCGACAAGACTAGTTTGGCTTTGTCGTTGCGGGCTGCGTACCACGAATCGGGACTCCGATACGTATATATCGGACGCAACGAGTCCGTAATAGAGAGTGGCGATGGCGGTGGGCAATACCACGGTGAGCGCGAAGAGCCTATTCATTCCGCGTAGTCGCTCGAGCAGGCTTTTCTTCACGCGTGCCGACGATGATGTCGTGATGCCAGTTGCGTTTTCCAACTTATTTCCATCCAGACTGATTGTCGTGTGGTAGATCTGCAGTACGAGGCAGATCGACAGAGGGGCATCGATGAGCACGACCTCCTGCTGCCGTTATCGAAGCGACGAGCGGCTCGGGCCGCAACTTGCATCGGGGCCCGAGATTATAACGACTGGGCGCTGACCCCGCCATCTTCGGACATCGTATGTCATCTCTACAACAACGCGGTCAGTGTTTTTGGAATTGGCTATATTTGTCACAGTCGCAGTGCTATATTCGGCACTTCCCGGGAACGGCGAGGACGGGATACCAGATCTCGCCGGTATTTAGAACAATTGGGCCGGTGAGGGCCACGCTACATCGCCGGTTGACTTTTCCATGCCTCGCTCATTTCTTGTGCTGCAAGGCACGGCTTCGCTATTTTTTAGTCGGCTCGCGGATGTGTTGGTCGAGCGGGGTCATGCGACACATCGCGTTAATTTCTGTGGCGGTGATTGGTTCTACGGTCGGACTCGCAACACGCTCAACTATGCCGGGTGGGTTTCTGGGCTTTCCACGTGGTATTCCGACGTCATTCGCCGGGAAGGCATCACTGATGTCCTGATGTTCGGTGATTGCCGCGAGGTTCATCGGCACATGCACCCTGTCGCCGAGCAATTCGGTCTGCGCGTGCACGTCTTTGAAGAGGGCTACGTGCGCCCGCACTGGATCACGCTTGAAAGCCACGGCGTGAACGGTCGCTCGCGAATGCCGGTGGATCCGAGGGAATACACGAGGCTGCGCGATGTCATCCCAGCGGCGGAACCCGGCGTGCCGACCGGCTACAACCTGTATGAGCGGGTGTTTCATGACATCACGTATCGGGTCGCCAATGCGTTGCTAATGTGGCGGTTTCCGCTTTATCGCAGCCATCGGCCAAAGAACGGCGTGTTCGAGTACACGGGGCTCGCGGTTCGGGCGCTGCTGCAAGGCAAGCATCGCCGCCAGGCCGAAGCCATCGTGCGCGAATTGCTCGACTCCGGCCGGCCGTATTACCTGTTCCCGCTTCAGCTGAACTCCGATGCGCAGATCGTCGTGCATTCGCCAT
This DNA window, taken from Burkholderia cenocepacia, encodes the following:
- a CDS encoding capsule biosynthesis protein — encoded protein: MPRSFLVLQGTASLFFSRLADVLVERGHATHRVNFCGGDWFYGRTRNTLNYAGWVSGLSTWYSDVIRREGITDVLMFGDCREVHRHMHPVAEQFGLRVHVFEEGYVRPHWITLESHGVNGRSRMPVDPREYTRLRDVIPAAEPGVPTGYNLYERVFHDITYRVANALLMWRFPLYRSHRPKNGVFEYTGLAVRALLQGKHRRQAEAIVRELLDSGRPYYLFPLQLNSDAQIVVHSPFEGVRDAIDYVLRSFARHAPHDATLLIKNHPLDTGMIEYHRFAMSIAREAGIGDRVRFINSGHLPTLLEHARGVVVVNSTVGLSALHHERPLVALGTAIYNMPGLTWQGKLDDFWYGGELPDMYLYHAFLDYVMHHTQINGDFYTRTGIEMAVAGAVERLDRADA